A window of Streptomyces caniferus contains these coding sequences:
- a CDS encoding pyridoxamine 5'-phosphate oxidase has protein sequence MSDGVVGAGGAAGAGGAPCPEAIRRALAAHTTMTLAYVDEEGPQACAVLYATDAVEVLEALEAPEAAAAVETAETVEAAPAVDAPRGVPGVESCGGTEAGDLAGAGPALYFVTSGTTRHGRALAEPGARVAFTAQRDGQEWSGLTGLQGRGRCRPLAGAERAAGWRVYLERFPFVAASDRLRDALERTTLWELRPDWLRLIDNGQGFGHKEEWSGS, from the coding sequence GTGTCGGACGGTGTGGTGGGGGCGGGTGGCGCGGCGGGAGCGGGTGGCGCCCCGTGCCCGGAGGCGATCCGGCGGGCGCTGGCCGCGCATACGACGATGACCCTGGCGTACGTGGATGAGGAGGGGCCTCAGGCGTGCGCGGTGCTGTACGCGACCGACGCGGTGGAAGTCCTCGAAGCCCTCGAAGCCCCCGAAGCGGCTGCAGCAGTCGAGACAGCCGAGACAGTCGAAGCAGCGCCTGCGGTGGACGCGCCCCGTGGGGTCCCCGGGGTCGAGTCGTGCGGTGGCACGGAGGCTGGTGACTTGGCCGGGGCCGGGCCTGCGCTGTACTTCGTCACGTCGGGTACGACGCGGCATGGCCGGGCCCTCGCGGAGCCGGGCGCACGGGTGGCGTTCACGGCGCAGCGGGACGGTCAGGAGTGGAGTGGCCTGACCGGGCTTCAGGGGCGGGGGCGCTGCCGTCCCCTGGCCGGCGCCGAGCGGGCGGCCGGCTGGCGGGTCTATCTGGAGCGCTTCCCCTTTGTCGCGGCGAGCGACCGGCTGCGCGATGCCCTGGAGCGGACCACGTTGTGGGAGCTGCGCCCCGACTGGCTGCGGCTGATCGACAACGGGCAGGGCTTCGGTCACAAGGAGGAGTGGTCGGGCTCGTGA
- a CDS encoding A/G-specific adenine glycosylase → MTSTPVTTTATTAAAETASAADAAAEAADGTALHGPVTDWFDEHARDLPWRRPEAGAWGVMVSEFMLQQTPVSRVLPVYEQWLARWPRPADLAAEAPGEAVRAWGRLGYPRRALRLHAAASAIQERHGGDVPREHGQLLALPGVGEYTAAAVASFAYGQRHAVLDTNVRRVFARAVAGRQFPPNATTAAERKLARQLLPEDETLAARWAAATMELGALLCTARAPECGRCPIAAQCAWRRAGSPAHDGPARRTQTYAGTDRQVRGKLLAVLREAVSPVPQQALDAVWDEPVQRARALDGLVSDGLVEPLGGGRYRLPLT, encoded by the coding sequence ATGACTTCGACGCCTGTCACCACCACTGCCACGACCGCCGCCGCCGAGACCGCTTCCGCCGCCGACGCGGCCGCGGAAGCCGCCGACGGGACCGCGCTGCACGGCCCGGTCACCGACTGGTTCGACGAGCACGCCCGCGATCTGCCCTGGCGCCGCCCCGAGGCGGGCGCCTGGGGTGTGATGGTGAGCGAGTTCATGCTGCAGCAGACCCCGGTCAGCAGAGTGCTGCCGGTCTACGAGCAGTGGCTGGCCCGCTGGCCCCGCCCTGCCGACCTGGCCGCCGAGGCGCCGGGCGAAGCGGTGCGGGCCTGGGGCCGGCTCGGATATCCGCGCCGTGCCCTGCGGCTCCATGCCGCCGCCTCCGCCATACAGGAGCGGCACGGCGGCGACGTCCCCCGCGAGCACGGCCAGTTGCTGGCGCTGCCCGGTGTCGGCGAGTACACCGCCGCCGCGGTCGCGTCCTTCGCGTACGGACAGCGGCACGCCGTGCTGGACACCAATGTGCGCCGGGTGTTCGCCCGCGCGGTGGCCGGTCGCCAGTTCCCGCCGAACGCCACCACGGCGGCCGAGCGCAAGCTCGCCCGCCAGTTGCTCCCCGAGGACGAGACGCTGGCGGCGCGCTGGGCGGCGGCCACGATGGAGCTGGGTGCGCTGCTGTGCACGGCGCGCGCTCCGGAGTGCGGGCGCTGCCCGATCGCCGCGCAGTGCGCCTGGCGGCGGGCCGGTTCGCCGGCGCACGACGGTCCGGCGCGTCGTACCCAGACGTACGCCGGTACCGACCGGCAGGTGCGCGGCAAGCTGCTGGCCGTGCTGCGCGAGGCGGTCTCGCCGGTGCCGCAGCAGGCGCTGGACGCGGTGTGGGACGAGCCGGTGCAGCGGGCGCGGGCGCTGGACGGGCTCGTCTCGGACGGTTTGGTGGAGCCGCTCGGCGGTGGCCGCTACCGGTTGCCGCTCACGTAG